A region of the bacterium genome:
ATGTAGAGTGTATGTGCTATTCCTGTAAACACAACTCCCAATAACATCAGCAGCCACAGATTATTATAACTAATTGAATAATTACGAATCAGCAGGAATGGAATGAGTACAACAAAAGCAGCTGCATCTTGAAACAGAGCAATTAAAACCGGATTAATTGACTGAACATACTTTCTGTTGAGTACAGTAATAACTCCGAATGTAAATCCTGACAAAGTTCCCCATGCAACACCTTTTGTAATATTATTCGAGAAATTATAATCCGGAACAATAAGAAAAACTGCGCATAGAACCAACCCTGCAAAAAGGAAGTGGATTGCTTTTATTTTAGTCTTGAAGAATAACGGCTCAAGAAACACAACAAACACAGGAAAAGTAGAAAAAGAGATAAGTCCGATTGATACGGACGATATGCTGATTGAATAAAAGAATGATCCCCAATGCAGTGCCAGAACAACACCTGTAATAGAGAGCATAAAATATGTTTGCAGAGGAATTTTAATAGTTTTCTTATAAAAAAGAATTATGACACTTAGAAAGATTGATGCAAAAAAAACTCTTCCTGCAACAATAACAAGCGGTTCCATGTTAAGTCTGCCGAAAATTCCTGCAAATCCGAAAAGAATAACTGAAAGGTGAAGAACCGCAATATTGTTCAAAGAACCTGTTTTAAAATTTCTATATTGTTTTTTCAAAAACAAGCTCTTTTTAGTCAGACATCTTGCTTTTGCCAGTCAACTTCATTGCCGACAACTCTTACTGCAGGAAGTGCAATAAGCTGAAGAATGTGCTCATTTTTAATATCAATATCAGCTTCTTCCAAAAGCTGTACAAAAGACTCCACCCGATCCATATCTTCCACAGTTGCAGTAATAAGCATAGAATACCGCTGCTGATCATTCTCCGAAGGGACAAGCCCGCTGAATAGCGGATAATCATGTCCGAGAATTTTCTCAAGATTCATCCCCTCAAAAGTACATCCATCCTCTATACCGCAGGATGTCAGCGCTAAAAGGATATCATCCTTATATTCGGTTTTGAAAAGGTGTATGACAATAAGAAACATCTAATCGTTCCTCCGTTAAACTCTTAATAAAGGTCACTCCTGCCTTTCACCGGCTTTTGTTAAAGCCCATTTTGTCAATACAGGGCCCAAAACCTCAGTTATAATTGTAGTAAACAGCAATATATTTATTACAAGAACGGCAAGATTTGTACCTGCTTCTCCAAAATCCCCTCCACCGAATTCTTTCTTTAC
Encoded here:
- a CDS encoding DMT family transporter; protein product: MKKQYRNFKTGSLNNIAVLHLSVILFGFAGIFGRLNMEPLVIVAGRVFFASIFLSVIILFYKKTIKIPLQTYFMLSITGVVLALHWGSFFYSISISSVSIGLISFSTFPVFVVFLEPLFFKTKIKAIHFLFAGLVLCAVFLIVPDYNFSNNITKGVAWGTLSGFTFGVITVLNRKYVQSINPVLIALFQDAAAFVVLIPFLLIRNYSISYNNLWLLMLLGVVFTGIAHTLYIYSLKKVSAQKASIITSLEPVYGIAGAFLILHEVPHLRVIFGGLIIISIAVYISVKSEIIPVQ